The following coding sequences are from one Dyadobacter chenhuakuii window:
- a CDS encoding DUF3606 domain-containing protein, with amino-acid sequence MADDKSKKGPADSSKINVNEDYELDYWTKALNVSKEELKQAVQKAGTSAKAVREYLNK; translated from the coding sequence ATGGCCGACGACAAAAGCAAAAAAGGACCAGCTGACAGCAGCAAGATTAACGTTAACGAAGATTATGAACTGGACTACTGGACGAAAGCCTTAAATGTTTCTAAGGAAGAGTTAAAGCAGGCAGTACAAAAGGCGGGCACATCTGCAAAGGCTGTAAGGGAGTATTTAAATAAATGA
- the ligD gene encoding DNA ligase D has protein sequence MSLTKYNEKRSSSKTPEPFGGKPDKKVLRFVVQKHAASHLHYDFRLEMDGVLKSWAVPKGPSLDPDVKRLAMMVEDHPYDYRTFEGIIPKGEYGGGTVMVWDQGTFEPWEDPAKDKKDNEKKLLHQLYSGKIKFVLNGQKLNGSFALVKAHGRGENAWLLMKLEDEYASKDDVALQDKSVVSGLDLQQIAASSDNVYGSDKKRGKKTASKKAVKETLEKQVDPDDTQVPQPATDVAAILTKAPKGKFDNTIKPMLATLVDAPFDDEGWQYEVKWDGYRALAFMNGAEAELKSRNNKSFDDKFYPVLAAVKRWGVNAVVDGEIVVVNENGISNFNNLQNWRSEADGQLLFYVFDVLWLDGKNLMGLTQQERSAVLLSLIPEDDIIRTGFSVQATGTDFFNVAKDMGLEGIIAKRSDSTYVPGDRSKNWLKIKVQKRQEVIIAGYTKNDGSPKSFSALLLGAYRHGRLEYVGKVGTGFNDKQQREMIAQFKPLIIEDAPFDAMPDYNKPSRFRRNPPHASATWLKPELVCEINFTEITEDGVFRHPSFLALREDKNAREVVIETASDTEEVIEKTPGPTIKDVIKPPQRSAVKTLLNPKEKTQCKKLNGQELKFTNLDKIYWPDEKITKRQMLNYYYQVAPYILPYLKDRPESLNRHPGGIKGPSFYQKDVTGKVPSWMTTYLYHSNDEPEDKNYLIANDEATLLYMANLGAIEINPWSSTTDNPDNPTWCVIDLDPADKTTFDQVVQAAQVTKSVLDELGVPSYPKTSGSTGIHIYIPFEGQYTYEQSKEFARVVVTLVHRQIPEFTSLERAVKARNGKMYLDFLQNRPGATLAAPYSVRPKPGATVSMPLHWDEVKPGLKMSDFTIFNAMERLQGQGDLFSPVLGKGIDLRKIVGED, from the coding sequence ATGAGCCTTACCAAATACAATGAAAAGCGGTCTTCAAGTAAAACGCCCGAGCCATTTGGCGGAAAACCTGATAAAAAGGTTCTTCGGTTCGTTGTACAAAAACATGCTGCATCACATCTACACTACGATTTTCGTCTGGAAATGGACGGGGTGCTTAAAAGCTGGGCGGTTCCCAAAGGGCCCTCACTGGATCCGGATGTAAAGCGGCTTGCAATGATGGTTGAAGATCACCCTTATGATTACCGCACTTTTGAAGGGATTATCCCCAAAGGGGAGTATGGTGGGGGGACGGTGATGGTCTGGGACCAGGGCACCTTCGAGCCTTGGGAAGATCCAGCAAAAGACAAAAAGGACAACGAAAAGAAACTGCTTCACCAGCTGTACTCGGGCAAGATTAAATTTGTGCTTAATGGACAGAAACTCAATGGCAGCTTTGCTTTGGTCAAAGCGCATGGTAGGGGAGAGAATGCATGGCTGCTAATGAAACTGGAAGACGAGTATGCCTCAAAGGACGACGTAGCACTGCAAGATAAATCTGTCGTTTCTGGTCTGGACTTACAGCAGATCGCAGCAAGTAGCGATAACGTCTATGGCAGCGATAAAAAAAGAGGCAAAAAGACGGCCTCAAAAAAGGCAGTTAAAGAAACACTTGAAAAGCAAGTTGATCCCGATGATACGCAGGTGCCGCAGCCGGCCACGGACGTCGCAGCGATTTTGACAAAAGCCCCGAAAGGTAAATTTGATAATACCATCAAACCTATGCTGGCTACGCTCGTGGACGCCCCTTTCGACGATGAAGGATGGCAATATGAAGTTAAATGGGATGGCTACCGCGCGCTGGCCTTCATGAATGGGGCAGAAGCAGAGCTGAAATCCCGGAATAACAAATCCTTTGATGATAAATTTTATCCGGTGCTTGCCGCTGTCAAGAGATGGGGAGTGAATGCGGTCGTCGACGGTGAGATCGTCGTAGTCAATGAGAATGGCATAAGCAATTTCAATAATCTTCAAAACTGGCGAAGCGAAGCGGACGGGCAGCTCCTTTTCTACGTTTTTGACGTGCTTTGGCTGGACGGCAAAAACTTGATGGGATTGACCCAGCAGGAGCGAAGTGCCGTGCTTCTTTCGCTAATACCAGAAGATGACATTATCCGCACCGGTTTCAGTGTCCAGGCCACAGGGACAGATTTTTTCAATGTTGCCAAAGACATGGGACTGGAAGGGATCATTGCCAAAAGGTCGGATAGTACTTATGTGCCTGGTGACCGCTCAAAAAACTGGCTTAAAATTAAAGTCCAGAAAAGGCAGGAGGTCATCATCGCGGGCTACACAAAGAATGATGGTTCACCCAAATCATTTAGTGCGTTGCTGCTGGGCGCTTACCGCCATGGCCGCCTGGAATATGTAGGCAAGGTTGGGACCGGCTTCAATGATAAACAGCAAAGGGAGATGATTGCGCAATTTAAGCCTCTCATTATTGAAGACGCGCCATTTGACGCCATGCCCGATTATAATAAACCATCCCGGTTTCGCCGTAACCCGCCACATGCAAGCGCAACATGGCTTAAACCGGAACTCGTATGTGAGATTAATTTTACGGAAATCACGGAAGATGGCGTGTTTCGCCACCCATCGTTCCTAGCACTTAGGGAAGACAAGAATGCCAGGGAAGTTGTCATTGAGACCGCATCAGATACTGAGGAAGTAATCGAGAAAACTCCTGGCCCGACGATCAAAGACGTAATAAAGCCCCCACAACGCAGCGCGGTTAAAACGCTTTTGAACCCCAAAGAGAAGACACAATGCAAAAAACTCAATGGGCAGGAGCTTAAATTTACAAACCTTGACAAAATCTACTGGCCGGATGAAAAGATAACCAAGCGCCAGATGCTCAATTACTATTATCAGGTTGCGCCCTACATCTTGCCTTACCTGAAAGACAGGCCAGAATCACTTAACCGGCATCCGGGTGGTATTAAAGGTCCCAGCTTTTACCAAAAGGATGTCACTGGCAAGGTGCCCAGTTGGATGACCACCTATCTTTATCATAGCAATGATGAGCCCGAAGACAAGAACTACCTGATTGCAAACGATGAAGCAACGCTTCTATACATGGCAAATCTGGGTGCGATTGAAATCAATCCGTGGAGCTCAACGACCGATAACCCTGATAACCCTACATGGTGCGTGATTGATTTAGATCCCGCCGACAAAACGACGTTTGACCAGGTGGTCCAGGCTGCGCAGGTCACAAAAAGCGTATTGGACGAGCTGGGCGTGCCATCGTATCCTAAAACAAGTGGGTCAACCGGCATCCATATTTATATTCCTTTTGAAGGCCAGTATACCTATGAGCAATCCAAGGAATTTGCAAGGGTTGTTGTAACGCTCGTACACCGTCAAATACCAGAATTCACGAGTCTGGAAAGGGCAGTTAAAGCCAGGAATGGAAAAATGTACCTGGACTTCCTGCAAAACCGTCCTGGCGCAACGCTGGCCGCACCATACTCCGTACGTCCCAAACCCGGTGCAACCGTGTCGATGCCGCTGCACTGGGACGAAGTAAAACCAGGGCTTAAAATGTCTGATTTCACGATTTTTAACGCAATGGAGCGGCTGCAAGGCCAGGGCGACCTTTTCAGTCCCGTGCTGGGAAAAGGAATTGATTTGCGCAAGATCGTTGGGGAAGACTGA
- the xth gene encoding exodeoxyribonuclease III has product MKIATYNINGINGRLQVLLRWLAEAQPDIVCLQELKAPQDKFPKKALLDAGYNAVWHGQKMWNGVAILAKGKELQEVRNTLPGDDQDDHSRYIEAIVDRMLICCLYLPNGNPAPGPKFEYKLAWLKRLKKHAKYLLSEEVPVVLAGDYNVIPTERDVYKPERWESNALYFPQARKAYKELVDQGWTDSIRHLYPQETVYTFWDYLRNAYGRNAGLRLDHLLLSPQIAGRLIGAGVDTHVRGWEKSSDHAPAWIELLENEN; this is encoded by the coding sequence GTGAAGATAGCCACATATAATATAAACGGGATTAATGGGCGCTTGCAGGTACTGCTCAGGTGGCTGGCCGAAGCGCAGCCTGACATTGTTTGTTTGCAGGAGCTGAAAGCTCCGCAGGACAAATTTCCCAAAAAAGCGCTGCTGGATGCTGGATATAATGCTGTCTGGCATGGACAAAAGATGTGGAATGGTGTAGCTATCCTGGCAAAGGGAAAAGAGCTTCAAGAAGTCAGAAATACATTGCCTGGGGATGATCAGGATGATCATAGCCGCTATATAGAAGCAATCGTTGACAGGATGCTGATCTGCTGCCTGTACCTGCCTAATGGAAATCCTGCTCCGGGGCCGAAGTTCGAATACAAGCTTGCCTGGCTGAAAAGATTAAAGAAGCATGCAAAATACCTACTTTCCGAAGAAGTCCCAGTTGTTTTAGCAGGGGACTATAACGTCATACCCACAGAGAGGGATGTTTATAAACCCGAGCGGTGGGAAAGCAATGCACTTTATTTCCCCCAAGCCCGCAAAGCATATAAAGAATTAGTTGACCAGGGATGGACAGATTCTATTCGGCACTTGTACCCACAGGAAACCGTATACACGTTCTGGGATTACCTTCGAAATGCCTATGGCCGCAATGCCGGCCTTCGTCTGGACCACCTGCTTTTAAGCCCTCAGATTGCCGGCCGCCTGATCGGGGCAGGTGTCGACACGCATGTTCGTGGGTGGGAAAAGTCAAGTGACCATGCACCAGCATGGATCGAGCTTTTGGAAAATGAAAATTAA
- a CDS encoding DUF2188 domain-containing protein produces the protein MPWYNGDYPPSYKNQPLKIREKAVEIANALLLDGTDEGIAIATGLKKAREYFDDLKNKANNE, from the coding sequence ATGCCCTGGTATAATGGAGATTACCCACCATCCTATAAAAACCAACCGCTAAAAATTCGGGAGAAAGCGGTAGAGATTGCCAATGCCCTGTTGCTTGATGGCACAGACGAAGGCATTGCTATTGCAACAGGCTTAAAAAAGGCCCGGGAGTATTTCGATGATTTGAAAAATAAAGCTAACAATGAATAA